The following are from one region of the Quercus robur chromosome 1, dhQueRobu3.1, whole genome shotgun sequence genome:
- the LOC126728945 gene encoding L-type lectin-domain containing receptor kinase SIT2-like, with translation MDLFQLFPMATILVSLHFLIIFYVSNIPLAFAQNENQFIYNGFHPAKLHLDGTAQLLSNGLLQLTNSKNISSPQIGHVFYQFPLKFNTTSSGSTLSLSFSTNFVFAIVPQVPSSGGGHGMTFTISPSWNFIQAGGNQYLGLFNSSNDGLPVNHILAIELDTIVNPEFGDIDRNHVGIDVNSLNSTESAPAMYFSNKEGKNISLELTSGNPMHLWIDYDEAEKLLNVTLAPTRIPKPNWPLVSKPIDLSQYLLESMYVGFSATTGSRAPSDQYILGWSFNKSGQAQSLDVLKLPSLPRQRKTKEIPRLMITVFVIAVTLVLITITGAAYIIRRKKYEEIREDWEREYGPHRFIYKNLYKATKGFSDKELLGAGGFGNVYRGILPSSNVQIAVKRVSHNSKQGMKEFVAEIISMGRLRHRNLVQLLGYCRRRGELLLVYDYMSNGSLDKFLYSNEKPNLSWFQRFRIIKGVASGLLYLHEEWEQVVLHRDVKASNVLLDAEWNGRLGDFGLARLYDHGTNPQTTHVVGTVGYLAPEIIRTRRATTCTDVFSFGAFMLEVACGRRPVGQQGLTEDIILVDWVFECWRRGAILDASDPRLEGNYVGEEMELVLKLGLLCSHSVPTARPNMRQVMQFLDGNANLPELPDGSTCFGTLNGNEEHDFLLPLPSSSGKGSASSLSSTDSILINGR, from the coding sequence ATGGACCTTTTTCAACTTTTCCCAATGGCTACAATCCTTGTATCACTTCATTTCCTGATAATTTTCTATGTTTCCAATATTCCCCTGGCCTTTGCTCAAAATGAAAACCAATTCATCTACAATGGATTCCATCCAGCCAAGCTGCATCTTGATGGCACTGCTCAACTTCTCAGCAATGGTCTGCTGCAGCTAACCAATAGCAAGAACATTTCATCCCCCCAAATTGGTCATGTCTTCTACCAATTTCCTTTAAAATTCAACACAACTTCCTCAGGTTCAACTCTATCTCTTTCATTTTCTACAAACTTTGTATTTGCCATTGTTCCACAAGTGCCAAGTAGTGGTGGTGGTCACGGCATGACGTTCACCATCAGTCCATCGTGGAACTTTATTCAAGCTGGAGGAAATCAGTATCTGGGACTCTTCAATTCTTCAAATGATGGCCTTCCTGTGAACCACATTTTGGCCATTGAGCTTGATACTATTGTGAACCCAGAATTTGGAGATATTGATAGAAACCATGTGGGAATTGATGTGAATAGTCTGAACTCAACCGAATCAGCTCCTGCAATGTATTTTTCCAATAAAGAAGGGAAGAATATAAGCTTGGAGCTCACAAGTGGGAATCCAATGCATCTTTGGATAGACTATGATGAAGCAGAAAAGTTACTAAATGTAACACTAGCCCCAACCAGAATCCCAAAACCAAACTGGCCTCTCGTGTCAAAACCCATTGATCTGTCTCAATATCTCTTGGAATCCATGTATGTTGGTTTCTCTGCAACTACTGGTTCCCGTGCTCCAAGTGACCAGTATATTCTTGGATGGAGCTTTAATAAAAGTGGACAAGCACAAAGCCTTGATGTTTTGAAGCTTCCTTCACTTCCTCgacaaaggaaaacaaaagagaTACCCAGACTAATGATCACAGTTTTTGTCATAGCAGTGACGCTTGTGCTGATAACAATCACTGGGGCTGCTTACATTATAAGAAGGAAGAAATATGAAGAAATACGTGAAGATTGGGAAAGGGAGTATGGTCCTCACCGGTTCATCTATAAAAATCTCTACAAAGCAACCAAGGGTTTCTCAGACAAAGAGCTTCTTGGAGCAGGAGGTTTTGGAAACGTTTATAGAGGAATACTTCCTTCTTCCAATGTACAAATTGCAGTCAAGAGAGTCTCCCATAATTCCAAACAAGGGATGAAGGAATTTGTAGCTGAGATTATTAGCATGGGAAGACTGAGGCACAGGAACTTGGTCCAGCTCCTGGGATATTGCCGGCGAAGAGGAGAACTCCTCTTGGTCTATGATTATATGTCCAACGGAAGCCTTGACAAGTTCTTATATAGCAATGAAAAACCAAACCTTAGCTGGTTTCAACGATTTCGAATCATCAAAGGTGTAGCATCTGGCCTTCTTTACCTCCATGAAGAATGGGAACAGGTTGTTCTACACAGAGATGTAAAAGCAAGTAATGTTCTATTAGATGCTGAATGGAATGGAAGGCTAGGGGATTTTGGCCTTGCCAGATTATATGACCATGGTACGAATCCCCAAACCACCCATGTGGTTGGAACTGTAGGTTATTTGGCTCCAGAGATTATTAGAACAAGAAGGGCAACCACTTGCACTGATGTGTTTTCTTTTGGGGCTTTCATGCTTGAGGTGGCATGTGGAAGGCGGCCTGTAGGGCAACAAGGACTAACCGAAGACATAATTTTGGTTGATTGGGTGTTTGAGTGCTGGAGAAGAGGAGCTATCCTTGATGCTAGTGATCCTAGATTGGAAGGTAATTATGTGGGGGAGGAAATGGAATTGGTTTTGAAATTAGGCCTGCTTTGCTCACACTCAGTGCCAACAGCTAGGCCTAACATGAGGCAAGTGATGCAATTTTTGGATGGCAATGCCAATCTACCAGAATTACCAGATGGAAGTACTTGTTTTGGTACACTTAACGGTAATGAAGAGCATGATTTCTTATTGCCGCTTCCTTCATCATCTGGCAAGGGTTCTGCTTCTTCCTTGTCTAGCACTGATTCAATCCTCATAAATGGTCGCTGA